The following are encoded together in the Oncorhynchus masou masou isolate Uvic2021 chromosome 5, UVic_Omas_1.1, whole genome shotgun sequence genome:
- the LOC135538612 gene encoding CDGSH iron-sulfur domain-containing protein 3, mitochondrial-like has protein sequence MNTIMSDRVRKLVSATLIQPWTWPIITAPKVQLSSLSSEPVIASKKPFKVELVGGKRYSWCTCGHSKKQPFCDGTHKTKAQGLMPLRFIPEKDSKAWLCGCKYTANPPYCDGTHKQEFIQSALLPENTDS, from the exons ATGAACACGATCATGTCAGACAGAGTGCGCAAATTAGTTTCTGCAACCTTGATACAACCTTGGACATGGCCGATTATTACTGCCCCAAAG GTCCAGCTCTCCAGTCTATCCAGTGAGCCTGTCATCGCTTCCAAAAAGCCTTTCAAGGTGGAGCTTGTAGGGGGAAAGCGTTACTCATGGTGCACTTGTGGACACAGCAAGAAACAG CCTTTCTGTGATGGAACCCACAAGACTAAAGCCCAGGGCCTGATGCCTTTGCGTTTCATCCCTGAGAAGGACTCCAAAGCTTGGCTGTGTGGCTGCAAGTACACCGCTAACCCACCATACTGCGATGGCACTCACAAGCAGGAATTCATCCAGTCTGCCCTGCTCCCAGAGAACACCGACTCCTGA